A single window of Jiangella alkaliphila DNA harbors:
- the hemG gene encoding protoporphyrinogen oxidase, protein MLGRVIDVRVAVVGGGISGLAAAWFLRQSLGPDAEIVVLEKQPVVGGHLRVSDVAGLPVDEGAESLLARRPEAVDLAVAVGLGDDVVHPASVGAGLWSRGAIVPLPAGTVMGVPADPAQLAGVLTVAEMTAAIARDASYPQLRVEEDVAIGRLVRSRYGDAVADRLVEPLLGGVYAGRADELSLDATVPALGAAVRTARTLGEAVAAASPGAAAGAGPVFAGLTGGVGRLPGAVAAASGADVRTGVTVRSVERTADGWRLVIGPVPEPSVLDVDAVVVATPAVAAARLLADAAPAAAAELGGVEAASMAIVTLALPADGFPAAPSSTGFLVPPVDGRTIKAVTFSSVKWPWLGGRAGGLVLLRASLGRHGEASDLQRDDDELVAAALADVRAATGYAGAVADSRVTRWGGALPQYAVGHLDRVARVRAAVDALPGLAVCGAVYDGVGLAACVGAAHDAASGVAAYLSDRRARIET, encoded by the coding sequence ATGCTGGGGCGCGTGATCGATGTGCGGGTGGCGGTGGTCGGCGGCGGGATCAGCGGACTGGCGGCGGCGTGGTTCCTGCGGCAGTCGCTCGGGCCTGACGCCGAGATCGTCGTGCTGGAGAAGCAGCCGGTCGTCGGCGGTCACCTGCGGGTGTCCGACGTCGCCGGGCTGCCGGTCGACGAGGGCGCGGAGTCGCTGCTGGCGCGCCGGCCAGAGGCGGTCGACCTGGCCGTCGCGGTGGGACTGGGCGACGACGTGGTGCATCCGGCGTCGGTCGGTGCGGGGCTGTGGAGCCGCGGCGCGATCGTGCCGCTGCCCGCCGGGACGGTGATGGGCGTGCCCGCCGATCCCGCGCAGCTGGCCGGGGTGCTGACGGTGGCCGAGATGACGGCGGCGATCGCCCGGGACGCGTCGTATCCTCAGCTGCGGGTCGAGGAGGACGTCGCGATCGGGCGGCTGGTGCGGTCGCGGTACGGCGACGCGGTGGCGGACCGGCTGGTCGAGCCGCTGCTCGGCGGCGTGTACGCGGGGCGCGCGGACGAGCTGTCCCTGGACGCGACGGTGCCCGCGCTCGGGGCGGCGGTGCGGACGGCGCGGACGTTGGGCGAGGCGGTCGCCGCGGCGTCGCCTGGTGCGGCGGCGGGGGCGGGGCCGGTGTTCGCCGGCCTGACCGGCGGCGTCGGGCGGTTGCCGGGCGCGGTGGCGGCGGCGTCCGGTGCGGACGTCCGCACCGGCGTGACGGTGCGCTCGGTGGAGCGGACGGCGGATGGCTGGCGGCTGGTGATCGGCCCGGTCCCGGAGCCGTCCGTGCTGGACGTGGACGCGGTCGTGGTGGCGACGCCCGCGGTGGCGGCGGCCCGGCTGCTGGCGGACGCGGCTCCGGCGGCCGCGGCCGAGCTCGGCGGGGTCGAGGCGGCCAGCATGGCGATCGTGACCCTGGCCCTCCCAGCGGACGGGTTCCCGGCGGCGCCGTCGTCGACCGGGTTCCTGGTGCCGCCGGTGGACGGGCGGACGATCAAGGCGGTGACGTTCTCGTCGGTGAAGTGGCCGTGGCTGGGTGGGCGGGCCGGCGGGCTGGTGCTGCTGCGCGCGTCGCTGGGCCGGCACGGCGAGGCCAGCGACCTGCAGCGCGACGACGACGAGCTGGTCGCGGCCGCGCTGGCCGACGTCCGCGCGGCGACCGGTTACGCGGGCGCCGTCGCCGACTCGCGGGTCACCCGGTGGGGCGGGGCGCTGCCCCAGTACGCCGTCGGCCACCTGGACCGCGTCGCGAGGGTGCGAGCCGCCGTCGACGCCCTGCCCGGGCTTGCGGTCTGCGGGGCCGTGTACGACGGCGTCGGCCTGGCCGCCTGCGTCGGCGCGGCCCACGATGCGGCCAGTGGGGTGGCCGCGTACCTGTCGGACCGGCGTGCCAGGATCGAGACATGA
- a CDS encoding DUF4349 domain-containing protein gives MTRRTVFGTTITLLAALALAGCGGSDDSDSGSDSAGGSAADLSAPEADAPAGEGDGEAAQNDAAQDEAAPEEAQSDGGVLANVASAVEGRSIIYTVDLSIETDNVVAAANRAAAIATTSGGFVASEQVDGDRDAVLTLKVPADGHQQAVTELETLGDVTSRSRGTEDVTQEVVDTASRIESQRASIVRIRALLADATALTDVVSIESELATREADLDALLSRQQQLAGLTTMATVTLHLYEQGEAPPPQEEDDDRGFLAGLAGGWDAFVAVGGGFLTALGAVLPFAALAALVGVPAYRITRRRRGQAPAAAPATPAPPAA, from the coding sequence ATGACACGACGAACGGTGTTCGGGACGACCATCACCCTGCTCGCGGCGCTGGCTCTGGCCGGCTGCGGCGGCTCCGACGACTCAGACAGTGGCAGCGACAGCGCCGGCGGCTCCGCGGCCGACCTCTCCGCCCCCGAGGCCGACGCCCCGGCCGGCGAGGGCGACGGCGAGGCCGCCCAGAACGATGCCGCCCAGGACGAGGCCGCGCCCGAAGAGGCCCAGTCCGACGGCGGCGTCCTCGCGAACGTCGCCTCCGCCGTTGAGGGCCGGTCCATCATCTACACCGTCGACCTCTCCATCGAGACCGACAACGTCGTCGCGGCGGCGAACCGGGCGGCCGCCATCGCGACGACGTCCGGCGGCTTCGTCGCCAGCGAGCAGGTCGACGGCGACCGCGACGCCGTCCTCACGCTGAAGGTCCCGGCCGACGGCCACCAGCAGGCGGTGACCGAGCTCGAGACGCTCGGCGACGTCACCAGCCGCAGCCGCGGCACTGAGGACGTCACCCAGGAGGTCGTCGACACCGCGTCGCGGATCGAGTCGCAGCGGGCCAGCATCGTCCGCATCCGCGCCCTGCTGGCCGACGCGACGGCGCTCACCGACGTCGTCAGCATCGAGTCCGAGCTGGCCACCCGCGAGGCCGACCTGGACGCGCTGCTGAGCCGGCAGCAGCAGCTGGCCGGGCTGACCACGATGGCCACCGTCACCCTGCACCTGTACGAGCAGGGCGAGGCCCCGCCGCCGCAGGAGGAGGACGACGACCGCGGGTTCCTCGCGGGGCTGGCCGGCGGGTGGGACGCGTTCGTGGCCGTCGGCGGCGGGTTCCTGACCGCGCTCGGGGCGGTGCTGCCGTTCGCCGCGCTGGCCGCGCTGGTCGGCGTCCCCGCCTACCGGATCACGCGGCGCCGACGGGGTCAGGCGCCGGCCGCGGCCCCCGCCACCCCCGCGCCGCCCGCCGCCTGA
- the hemE gene encoding uroporphyrinogen decarboxylase, translated as MSDVTVTYDENAAAPADPSDSLFARACRGERTSRPPVWFMRQAGRSLPEYRRLREGVPMLESCTRPDMVTEITLQPVRRYGVDAAIFYSDIVVPLRAVGVDVDVKPGVGPVLGRPIRSRADLDLLRPLEPGEVSFVDEAVRALVGELGGTPLIGFAGAPFTLASYLVEGGPSKHHEVTKALMHSDPELWHELLSRVAGISAMFLDVQVRAGASAVQLFDSWAGALSAADYAKYVHPHSAEVLDSVIDVPRIHFGVGTSEFLPLMASAGADVVGVDWRLPLDEAALRVPGKPLQGNLDPALLGADWPVVEREVHRIVAEGRRAPAHIFNLGHGVLPATDPGVLARVVETVQAAGGAGVAGAAAGA; from the coding sequence ATCAGTGATGTGACCGTGACCTACGACGAGAACGCCGCCGCGCCCGCGGATCCGTCCGACAGCCTGTTCGCGCGCGCCTGCCGAGGCGAGCGCACGAGCCGTCCACCTGTGTGGTTCATGCGGCAGGCCGGGCGCTCGCTGCCCGAGTACCGCCGGCTGCGCGAGGGCGTGCCGATGCTGGAGTCGTGCACCCGGCCCGACATGGTGACCGAGATCACGTTACAACCGGTCCGGCGCTACGGTGTCGACGCCGCCATCTTCTACTCCGACATCGTGGTGCCGCTGCGTGCGGTGGGTGTCGACGTCGACGTGAAGCCGGGTGTGGGGCCGGTGCTCGGCCGTCCCATCCGCAGCCGGGCCGACCTCGACCTGCTGCGGCCGCTGGAGCCCGGCGAAGTCTCGTTCGTCGACGAGGCGGTGCGCGCGCTGGTCGGCGAGCTGGGCGGCACTCCGCTGATCGGCTTCGCCGGGGCGCCGTTCACGCTGGCGTCGTACCTCGTCGAGGGCGGGCCGTCGAAGCACCACGAGGTCACGAAGGCGCTCATGCACAGCGACCCGGAGCTGTGGCACGAGCTGCTCAGCCGGGTCGCCGGCATCTCCGCGATGTTCCTCGACGTCCAGGTGCGGGCCGGCGCGAGCGCCGTCCAGCTGTTCGACTCGTGGGCCGGTGCCCTGTCGGCCGCCGACTACGCCAAGTACGTCCACCCGCACAGCGCCGAGGTGCTCGACAGCGTCATCGACGTGCCGCGCATCCACTTCGGCGTCGGGACGTCCGAGTTCCTGCCGCTGATGGCCTCGGCCGGCGCCGACGTCGTCGGTGTCGACTGGCGGCTGCCGCTGGACGAGGCCGCCCTGCGGGTGCCGGGCAAGCCGCTGCAGGGCAACCTCGACCCCGCGCTGCTGGGTGCGGACTGGCCGGTCGTCGAGCGCGAGGTGCACCGCATCGTGGCCGAGGGCCGGCGGGCGCCGGCGCACATCTTCAACCTCGGCCACGGCGTGCTCCCGGCCACCGACCCCGGCGTGCTGGCCCGGGTGGTCGAGACGGTTCAGGCGGCGGGCGGCGCGGGGGTGGCGGGGGCCGCGGCCGGCGCCTGA
- a CDS encoding DUF3000 domain-containing protein, with translation MARDTEGLQPGVPAVFERAVRSLTSAQFRREVRLEETPAPKRLAPHTHALSADVFVDEADEDATATGRLVLLYDPAGQESWHGEFRLVTYLRASLEPEMGADPLLLAVGWTWIIDSLAGRSAPYTAASGTVTRVASEGFGGMAGELASAEIEIRASWTPLEPDLTAQALAWGDALTTAAGLMPLPAGVVPMPPTRRRRGR, from the coding sequence GTGGCAAGGGACACCGAGGGTCTCCAGCCGGGGGTACCGGCTGTCTTCGAGCGTGCCGTGCGTTCACTGACGTCTGCGCAGTTCCGGCGCGAGGTCCGGCTCGAGGAGACCCCCGCACCGAAGCGGCTGGCGCCGCACACACACGCGCTCAGCGCCGACGTGTTCGTCGACGAGGCCGACGAGGACGCCACCGCCACCGGCCGGCTCGTGCTGCTCTACGACCCCGCCGGCCAGGAGTCCTGGCACGGCGAGTTCCGTCTCGTCACGTACCTGCGCGCCAGCCTCGAACCCGAGATGGGCGCCGACCCGCTGCTGCTCGCCGTCGGCTGGACCTGGATCATCGACTCGCTGGCCGGCCGGTCCGCGCCGTACACCGCGGCCAGCGGCACCGTCACCCGGGTCGCGTCCGAGGGCTTCGGCGGCATGGCCGGCGAGCTGGCCAGCGCCGAGATCGAGATCCGCGCGTCCTGGACGCCGCTCGAGCCCGACCTCACCGCGCAGGCCCTGGCCTGGGGCGACGCGTTGACGACGGCGGCCGGCCTGATGCCGCTGCCGGCCGGCGTCGTCCCGATGCCACCCACACGTCGTAGGCGGGGTCGTTGA
- a CDS encoding HRDC domain-containing protein, which translates to MTLTDDASTPLLEPRDGLPDVVTDDDTLKATIAAFAAADGPVAVDAERASGYRYGHRAYLIQLRRRGAGTALIDPIPLPDLSALGAALADTEWVLHAASQDLACLAEVGMKPVRLFDTELAGRLLGLPRVGLGPLVDSVLGYALEKGHSAADWSTRPLPEDWLRYAALDVELLVELRDALEERLRDAGKLGWAHEEFAAIAAAPQQEPRADPWRRTSGMHRIRDRRRLAVVRQLWYARDELARQRDLSPGRVLPDAAIVEASLTMPTSAEAMSAMPVYRGRSQRRELSRWFGAVADARALPDKELPPQTAPYDGPPPPRAWATRQPDAAARLTAARARVGEIAEANELPVENLLTPDTLRRAAWQPPAPATAEAIGELFRSRGAREWQIELTADAVADAFANPAPPEPASPPEAPPEPPAPEAGSPEAGPPEPAA; encoded by the coding sequence TTGACTTTGACGGACGACGCCTCGACTCCGTTGCTGGAGCCGCGCGACGGCCTTCCGGACGTCGTCACCGACGACGACACGCTGAAGGCCACGATCGCGGCGTTCGCGGCCGCCGACGGACCGGTGGCCGTCGACGCCGAGCGGGCGTCCGGCTACCGCTACGGCCACCGCGCCTACCTCATCCAGCTGCGCCGGCGGGGCGCGGGCACGGCGTTGATCGACCCGATCCCGCTGCCCGACCTGTCCGCGCTGGGCGCCGCGCTGGCCGACACCGAATGGGTGCTGCACGCCGCGTCGCAGGACCTCGCCTGCCTCGCCGAGGTCGGCATGAAGCCGGTCCGGCTGTTCGACACCGAGCTGGCCGGCCGCCTGCTCGGGCTCCCCCGCGTCGGGCTCGGGCCACTGGTCGACAGCGTGCTCGGCTACGCGCTGGAGAAAGGCCACTCGGCCGCCGACTGGTCCACCCGGCCACTGCCCGAGGACTGGCTGCGCTACGCCGCCCTCGACGTCGAGCTGCTGGTCGAGCTGCGCGACGCGCTGGAGGAGCGGCTGCGCGACGCCGGCAAGCTCGGCTGGGCGCACGAAGAGTTCGCCGCCATCGCCGCGGCGCCGCAGCAGGAGCCGCGCGCCGACCCGTGGCGGCGCACGTCCGGAATGCACCGCATCCGCGACCGCCGCCGGCTCGCCGTCGTCCGTCAGCTCTGGTACGCCCGCGACGAACTGGCCCGTCAGCGCGACCTCTCCCCCGGCCGGGTGCTGCCCGACGCCGCCATCGTCGAGGCCTCGCTCACCATGCCGACCAGCGCCGAGGCGATGTCCGCGATGCCGGTCTACCGGGGCCGGTCGCAGCGGCGCGAGCTGTCGCGCTGGTTCGGCGCCGTCGCCGACGCCCGCGCGCTGCCCGACAAGGAGCTGCCGCCGCAGACCGCGCCGTACGACGGCCCGCCGCCGCCGCGCGCCTGGGCGACCCGCCAGCCCGACGCCGCCGCCCGGCTGACCGCCGCGCGCGCCCGCGTCGGCGAGATCGCCGAGGCCAACGAGCTGCCGGTCGAGAACCTGCTGACCCCCGACACGCTGCGCCGGGCGGCCTGGCAGCCGCCGGCGCCGGCGACCGCCGAGGCCATCGGCGAGCTGTTCCGCTCGCGCGGCGCCCGGGAGTGGCAGATCGAGCTGACGGCTGACGCCGTCGCCGACGCGTTCGCGAACCCGGCCCCGCCGGAGCCGGCGTCGCCGCCGGAGGCCCCGCCTGAGCCGCCCGCGCCGGAGGCCGGGTCGCCGGAGGCCGGGCCGCCGGAGCCCGCCGCCTGA
- a CDS encoding GNAT family N-acetyltransferase, whose amino-acid sequence MRLENVEPPSGLTTDGFVLRPILATDAELDYAAVMESRDYLRTWEQTTWPEDDFTVAANRADLEKLEERHVARQAFTYTVMDPAGTECLGCVYLMPTDGRSFAGARITPVGDHRWDDYAAAVYFWVRRSRLAARTDRVLLDALRTWLATDWRLGGYLFVTNEQFTQQVELIRDTDLELRFEVEEPDKPGRYLAYE is encoded by the coding sequence ATGCGTCTGGAGAACGTCGAACCTCCGAGCGGATTGACGACGGACGGCTTCGTCCTGCGGCCGATCCTGGCCACCGACGCCGAGCTCGACTACGCGGCCGTCATGGAGAGCCGGGACTACCTGCGCACCTGGGAGCAGACGACCTGGCCCGAGGACGACTTCACCGTCGCCGCCAACCGGGCCGACCTGGAGAAGCTGGAAGAGCGGCACGTCGCCCGCCAGGCGTTCACGTACACCGTCATGGACCCGGCCGGCACGGAGTGTCTCGGCTGCGTCTACCTCATGCCGACCGACGGGCGCTCGTTCGCCGGGGCGCGCATCACGCCGGTCGGCGACCACCGGTGGGACGACTACGCCGCGGCGGTCTACTTCTGGGTGCGCCGGTCCCGGCTGGCGGCGCGGACGGACCGGGTGCTGCTCGACGCGCTGCGGACCTGGCTGGCGACGGACTGGCGTCTGGGCGGCTATCTGTTCGTCACCAACGAGCAGTTCACCCAGCAGGTCGAGCTGATCCGCGACACCGACCTCGAGCTGCGGTTCGAGGTCGAGGAGCCGGACAAACCGGGCCGCTATCTGGCCTACGAGTAG
- a CDS encoding GNAT family N-acetyltransferase produces MLIDHFPVLGLRLRTPRLELRLPTPEELAELGELAVDGIHGPDLMPFGVPWTELPPDQLARRVIQRHWKTLAELKPDSWALNLAVFADGVPVGVQELEADDFAIQREIHSESWLGLRHQGRGIGTEMRAAMLHLAFAGLGADEAVSVGYLDNHASLQVSRKLGYAENGVGRSVSKGKLTFEQRFRLTRQAWEQHRSVDVTIEGLEPCLSLLGAEKE; encoded by the coding sequence ATGCTGATCGATCACTTCCCGGTACTGGGGCTGCGGCTGCGCACCCCCAGGCTGGAGCTGCGGCTGCCGACGCCCGAGGAACTGGCCGAGCTCGGGGAGCTGGCCGTCGACGGAATCCATGGACCGGACCTGATGCCGTTCGGCGTGCCGTGGACCGAACTGCCGCCCGACCAGCTGGCCCGCCGCGTCATCCAACGTCACTGGAAGACCCTGGCGGAGCTGAAGCCGGACTCCTGGGCACTGAACCTGGCCGTCTTCGCCGACGGCGTGCCGGTCGGCGTCCAGGAGCTGGAGGCCGACGATTTCGCGATCCAGCGTGAGATCCACTCCGAGTCCTGGCTCGGCCTGCGCCACCAGGGGCGGGGCATCGGCACCGAGATGCGCGCGGCCATGCTGCACCTGGCCTTCGCCGGGCTGGGCGCCGACGAGGCGGTGTCGGTCGGCTACCTCGACAACCACGCCTCGCTGCAGGTGTCGCGCAAGCTCGGCTACGCCGAGAACGGCGTCGGCCGCAGCGTCTCCAAGGGGAAGCTGACCTTCGAGCAGCGGTTCCGGCTGACCCGGCAGGCCTGGGAGCAGCACCGCAGCGTCGACGTCACGATCGAGGGCCTCGAACCCTGCCTGTCGCTGCTGGGCGCCGAGAAGGAGTGA